GAACAGGCCCTCCCAGGCATCCCTGTCGGACGGCAGCAACCCGCCGATGGTGATCATCCGGTCCTCCCTCGGGGCGCGGTGGTGGTGACGCAGCCCGATGCTAGAGGCGAGCACCGTGCCCGGTTACGGCCACTGCACGGGCAGAACCGGCGACCACTTGACCGCGGCCCGGGGCCCGTGGCCCGTGGCCGCGGCCCGCGGCCTCAGCGGACGGGCAGGCGGGCTCGGCGGGCGGGGGGGTAGCGGCCGAGCAGGCGGGCTCGGCAGGTGTGTAGCGGCCGAGCAGGACAGGGGAGCCGGCTCAGCCTCGGTCACCGTCGGGATCCGGTCACCGGCGTGGCGACGTCACCCGCGCGCCGCCGCAGCCAGGTCCCCGACCACCTCGATCAGCTCGGCCGGGTCGAACGGCTTGGTGAGATAGGCGTCCACGCCGATGGTCATCCCGCGCCGTCTGTCGTCGTCCTGCGCCCTGGCGGTGATCAGCACGACCTTGATGTGCCTGGTCGCCTCGCCCCGGCGCAGCCGCTGCGCCGTCTCCCAGCCGTCGAGGCGCGGCATCATCACATCCAGCGTGATCACGTCCGGCATGACGTCGAGCACCTGCTCCAGACAGTCCTCACCATCGGTGGCCGTCACGACCTCGAACCCTTCCAGGCTCAGGTTCACCGCGATCAGTTGACGGATGACCTCGTCATCGTCCACCACCAGCACCTTGCCAAGCACCTCGCCCACGGCCGCCAAGTTACCCGTAGCGGTGCGGTGACATGCGGCTTTCGGAGATGTGTGATCAGAGGTTTATCGTGTGCCGAGTGGTGTGCGGATGCTGGTAGCCTTGTCACACGTTCGGCCCCCTTAGCTCAGGGGATAGAGCACCGGCCTCCGGAGCCGGGTGCGTAGGTTCGAATCCTACAGGGGGCACAGCATCTTGATCAGCGGTTCCGGCCGCTGACCAGGGCGAACGACATAGAAACGGGCGGGTCTCCAGTCTCACGGAGCCCCGCCCGTTCTCATTGGCGCTCACTGCTCGTGGACCAGTTGTGGACCACGCCAGACCTCGAATCCAAACCCCAAACAGCGAGGCCCGATCCTTGGTCCGCTCCGGAGGGCGACCGCCACCCCGGCAAGGGCCGCCTGTTCGTCGAGCCGATCGCCAAGTTGCGATCCTCGGTCGCCCTGGAGGGCGACCGCCACAGCCGAGCGCCGCCGTCCTTGTAGAGGCCGTCAGTATTGCG
The Nonomuraea muscovyensis genome window above contains:
- a CDS encoding response regulator transcription factor, whose amino-acid sequence is MGEVLGKVLVVDDDEVIRQLIAVNLSLEGFEVVTATDGEDCLEQVLDVMPDVITLDVMMPRLDGWETAQRLRRGEATRHIKVVLITARAQDDDRRRGMTIGVDAYLTKPFDPAELIEVVGDLAAAARG